Proteins encoded in a region of the Tachyglossus aculeatus isolate mTacAcu1 chromosome 11, mTacAcu1.pri, whole genome shotgun sequence genome:
- the STAC2 gene encoding SH3 and cysteine-rich domain-containing protein 2: MTEKHEREKEPEEPGGVHASPGTLPNLQETKLQRFKRSLSLKTLLHSKSVETFFLRSNSDLKVPTEVLLTPPTPLPPPSPPPVPSTDEALPAPTQSPSFSQRPPAPLKPMRTHGFQEYVFKRASPCQLCHQLIVGNSKQGLRCKLCKVSVHLWCSEEISHQQCPGKTSSSFRRNFSSPLLIHEPPPACARESPPTGASGKVDPIYETLRYGTSLALMNRSSFSSASESPTRSLSERDELAEDGEGSIRSSEEGPADNVFQPTTESEASGPEEKSPGQQLSRGPLQKEGVPMYSYVALYKFLPQEHNDLALQPGDRILLVDDSNEDWWKGKIGDRVGFFPANFVQRVRPGESVWRCCQLYPGNKEQGHMSLKESQICVGAGKGKDADGFIRVTSGKKRGLVPADVLAEI; the protein is encoded by the exons ctccagagGTTCAAGCGCTCGCTGTCCCTCAAGACTCTGCTCCACAGCAAGAGCGTCGAGACCTTCTTCCTCCGCTCCAACAGTGACCTCAAGGTGCCCACCGAGGTCCTGctgacccctcccacccctctgcccccaccctcacccccgccGGTGCCCTCCACTGACGAGGCCCTGCCCGCTCCTACCCAGTCTCCCAGCTTTTCCCAaaggcccccggcccccctcaaGCCCATGCGGACACACGGCTTCCAGGAGTACGTCTTCAAGAGGGCCAGCCCCTGTCAGCTGTGCCACCAGCTTATCGTGG GAAACTCCAAGCAGGGTCTTCGCTGTAAACTATGCAAGGTCAGTGTCCACCTCTGGTGCTCGGAAGAGATCTCCCATCAGCAGTGCCCTGGCAAGACG TCTTCCTCCTTCCGCCGCAACTTCAGCTCCCCGCTCCTGATCCACGAGCCCCCGCCCGCCTGCGCCCGGGAGTCCCCACCCACAG GTGCCAGCGGGAAGGTGGATCCCATATATGAGACGCTGCGCTATGGCACCTCTCTGGCCCTGATGAACCGCTCCAGCTTCAGCAGCGCCTCTGAATCTCCCACCAGGAGCCTG AGCGAAAGAGACGAGCTGGCAGAGGACGGCGAAGGCAGCATCCGGAGCTCCGAGGAGGGTCCAGCTGACAACG TCTTCCAGCCCACTACAGAGAGTGAAGCTTCGGGCCCGGAAGAGAAGAGCCCAGGGCAGCAG CTCTCCCGTGGCCCcctgcagaaggagggagtgcccATGTATTCTTACGTCGCCCTCTACAAGTTCCTCCCTCAGGAGCACAACGACTTGGCTCTGCA GCCGGGAGACCGGATCTTGCTGGTGGATGATTCCAACGAAGACTGGTGGAAG GGCAAGATCGGCGACCGGGTCGGCTTCTTCCCGGCGAACTTCGTGCAGCGTGTCCGGCCCGGAGAGAGCGTGTGGCGCTGCTGCCAGCTGTACCCCGGCAACAAGGAACAGGGACACATGAGCCTCAAGGAGAGCCAG ATCTGCGTGGGCGCAGGTAAGGGCAAAGATGCCGACGGCTTCATCCGCGTCACCAGCGGGAAGAAACGCGGGCTGGTGCCCGCCGACGTCCTGGCCGAGATCTGA